ATCTAGACTTAAGTCTGATACCAATTTATTGTctgaaagttttttgttttttttgaaaaaagaataaaatagaaaatctgttGTTTACCCCCAAATTAGATATATTTAAATGTGTACATTACTCTAGGTAAATGTATTCTTTCAGTATTAACTAAAGGGAAATGGAAAAAGTCATTTAATATTAAcccttttgtatatttattatttaatatagtgAGAAAAGTACTAATATGTTAAATGAGGACTTACCTGTTTTTTGGGGGAAATCAAACATCTTGAAGAATAATAACCTGAGGAAATACATGACATAAGGCTTGTTGAAGAAAGCAGACTATAAAACTGTATGTGCAATATTatcccaaatttattttttaaaaaaatatgagtgTACACATAAATTAAAATCTGTAGTGAAATGTTTAGAATATTAATTGtggataatttttattagtttcattTCCAGATCTTCCCATATTTCTCTACTGAAACttgaagtgatcttttaaaaaaaaattttttagttatatgggcacaatatctttattttgtttatttatttttatgtggtgctgaggatcgaacccagggtctcacacgtgagaggcgagtgctctaccactgagccacaaccccagcctgtaaTTGTTGTTTTAAAAGACCTTTAAAAGTGGGAATCAGGTCCAGTGGTAcagtctataatcccagtgactcaggaggctgaggcaggaggatcacaaattcaaagccagccttggcaatttagcaagaccctgtctcaaaaaaaaaaaaaaaaaattattacagggttggggatttagctcagtggttaagcaacctgggttcaatccctgatacaaaaaataaaagcggGAATCTGGAGCAGGGCATACTGGCTTGtccctgtagtcccagctactcaggaggctgagcagaaaGATCAAAAATTAatggccagcctaggcaatttagcgagaccctgtcttaaaaaataaaagagctggggatgtagctcagtggtagagcacctctggattcaatccaggaGAGGAAAGATCTGGGGCATTTATATGCTTAAGATTGTAATGCATTAAAAAATTAGGAATTGCTTTAGGTATTGAGCCAAATAATCATCTTAACCAAAAGGTTTGGGAAGCTTTCTTTTCAGGTGAAGCTAAGCTAAGTTCTGTTAATGAATCTCCCTTCGCTCCAGCAGCCCCTTCCCACGCTCCCACCTCCTACCTCTCATGCACTCTAtccttaaatatttgttgagtactcACCCAAGACACCCAAGActtgagttctttctttttattttgcggtattggggattgaacccagggccttgtgcatgagaggcaagcactctaccaactgagctgctTCCCTAGCCCCAAGACTTGAGTTCTAATTTCAGTTCTGCCCTTGACTTTGTGAGCCTGGGAAAGTTAATAGCTGTACTCATACAGCAAGAATTTGAGTACAGTGCTGCCCTTCTTAACAGTGTTTTGGTCAGTGAAAGACCACATGTTGGCAATTAATTTAATCTGAGGAGGGGGTCGTGGAAAGGAACCTTCATTTATAGCCAGTGGGTCAGAAGCACAAGGAAAACATCCTGGGACTTGGAGTAGCATCTGTAGCAGACAGGGAAGTTCTTGGGGACTGACCCTCAACCTGTGGGATCCAAGGCTATCtccttagatttagtgttagaagtGCATTGAGCTAAAACCACCCAGCAGGTGCCCAAAAGGTTGATTTGCCTAGTGACATTGTAACTGTTGATGGCACAAGAACAGAGGCTCCTAACTGAGCAGTTCTCAGCACGTTTCTCTTTTGTTAAGTGGTTCATGACCCTCTTTCTAGAAACattcaatttataatattaaaatgaaataatttggaaaGTGTCTTAATACATTTTGAATAAAGTAGTTACAGaaatcaaatacagaaataaattaattcaaatacAGAAATCctaattttataaaagataaaacataCCTTCCAAGCTCTTCTGTGACGTTCTTCCCATGGCCTGCTTTTATAGTCCTTCTCAAGGTGCCACTCACCTGCACCATGGCCAGGTAGGTCTGGTTAGCGTGGACAGGCAAGGAGGGCCACATAGGGAAAGGGCAGGATCAGCTGAAAAGACATTGGTTACATTCAGATTGTTTAGCCAGAAAAACACATTATCAGCCTCATTTGGCCATTTAGACCAGGGGCcaacaaacattttctgtaaaggcccaaatggtaaatattttaggcttcatGGGCCACAAAGTCTGTCAGGATTGTTCAGTTCTGCTGTGTAGCAATATGTGCACAAATGACAATGGCAGGGTTCCAGTAAAACTTTTATTTACAAAACTAAATCTAGTCATTTTCACAACATTGATAAATGtgaaggacattatgctaaatgaagtaagctgggcacagaaggacaaataccaAGCACCTTtatgtgtggaatctaaaaaatgtCGAACTCCTAGAAGCAGAGTGGGGGGCGGCCCTCTGGTGGCCGGGAGGGGTGGGGATTTGGGTCAAGGCTGCAGAGTTTGGGTTAAGTGGGATGAGTTCTGGTGTAcaacatggacacaatatttaataatttatatttgaaaaattgctGTAAGAGTAGATCTTAAGTAttctcaggaggaaaaaaagtttGTGAAGTGAAGGATATGTTAATGAGCTTGATTTAATCGCTCTACGTTGTATACATGTTTATATTATACattgtaaatatatacaatttttatttgttaaatagaccataatttttttaaaattgagaacttAAGGGATTGTTGAAagagttaaaacaaaaacagactgcTGGCCCGGGCACAGTTTGCCAGCCTCTGATTTAGCCCACATTTGCTTGGCTCCTTCCTTCTTATTTTCCAGGTGAGCTTGgtaaaatttctgattttaccATACAGTTGACAGAAGTGTGATTTGCTCAGAACTTCTGGGAAAGCGTGGAATAGAGGTCCGGGCATAGATACTGTGAGTGTAGGATTCCTCGCTGAAGTATGTCAGATTGCGCTGGGACTGGCATTCTCTCCATCTCCCCCAGTGGCTGGACACGAGTGTGGTCATGGTCACCCAGAAAAGCAGGTGTGTTTCAAATAGTAAACTGTTCTCAGGCCAAATCCCAGACCTGTCTACTTTGAGACTTTGTCTGCTGGGCGTAGAGGTGGGCAGGGCCCAGTGACTCAGGGAGTGAGCTTCAGTTACCTGGAACAGAGTGAGGATATAAAAGGAGAGGAATGTAAAGGAGGGGCTCGGGCCAGGAGATCTTCCGGAGGTATCCCTGTGAGCAGTTCTGTGGTTCTTTCTGTTTGTTGACTACTCTTCTGGTTGCTTCTTGTCCTGGATGTCCCACCAGGAAGTACCTGGAAGAACTTTATTATTGATTGGTGAAGGTGGAAATAAGGAAGAGCCTTATTACTGGTGAAGGTGGAAATCAACATCTGCTAAACAAACTGTTGGCCAGACAGGTTTATTTCCCAGCTCCTTGAGGACTTCTGAGATGATAGAAGGGGACATGTTGGCTGGTGTTCAGGCTCTAATTCTGTCTGTCCTGGTTCCAGACCTATGGTATAAGTATGCTCTCTCATAGGAAAAATGGAGTACATGTTTCTTTCCACACACCAAAACCCAGGAGAACTTTCTGAGCAAGTGTGCGGCTCCCGGGAGCATCTGTGATCTAGTTATCCCATACGGCAGGTCACCCCATTGCAGGGCTGTTGCCAGTGGACTGAGACAAGGCCAGTGAAGCTTCTATTACATGAGTTCCAAAATGACACAAAGTCACACTGGAATTTACTAAAAACCAACATTTCTTTTAGGACTTTAATCAAGTGTTACTGTCCCAGGATGACAAGTTGATTGACTTGGTAACAATTTTAGACTCCAATCTTTGCTTTCTCCAGCATCCCTAAAGGGTTCGAAGCCAAAAGCCGAAGCAGCAAAAATGATACAAAAGGACGAGGGAGCCCAAAAGAGAAGACACTGGACTGTGGTCAGATTGTTTGGGGTTTGGCCTTCAGCCCGTGGCCTTCTCCACCCAGCAGGAAGCTCTGGGCACGCCACCACCCCCAAGTGCCAGACATCTCTTGCCTGATCCTTGCCACGGGGCTTAATGATGGACAGATCAAGATTTGGGAGGTGCAGACAGGTAGGTCTTTTCTGGCTGGCACAAGGTGTTCAGGCATGTTCATGTTCAAGAGGCATGTTCATGACCTGTTCCTGTCAGGTCCTCAGTTGTCCTGGGGTATAGGGTGATGGGCAGTCTGGGTGCCCCTCTCCTGCTGACTGAGTCCTCTGCTCCCCTTTCAGGGCTTCTGCTTTTGAATCTTTCTGGCCACCAAGACGTTGTGAGAGATCTGAGCTTCACACCCAGTGGCAGTTTGATTTTGGTCTCTGCATCACGGGACAAGACTCTTCGCATCTGGGACCTGAATAAACATGGTAGGGAGGTGGTTAAACTAACTTGAAGACTCCAGAAATAATGTATCTGCTCCTTTCTCAACCTCACCAATGCTATTTTTATCTAGAATGGTTTTTCAACACTTTTTTCTGTTATTGCCCTCTAAGGAGACATTCTCTTCCTAATTACCCTTCTTGTCCCAAAGATGTCCTAAACCAAAGAAATACAGTGCAGTCATCCCTCAGTTATCAAAAGAACAAGTTTCAGGACCCCTGTGGATACCCAAAACTGTGGTTGTTCAAGTCTCTGATATGAAATAGCATAGTATTTCATATAACCAACACACTATGCTTGAAACTGTGTCTAGGTGACTTAGAATGCCTAATACAGTAAGGGAAATGGTGGCTTCACTCTAATGACAGGAAAAATGATCTGTAcgtgttcagtacagacacaactaaaaaaaatttccatccaTGATAGTTAAATCTGTAAGTGTGGGGGGCACAGAGGGCTGACGGAACATTGATATATTAAAAGCATGTCTATGCTTggtatgtttaaaaaagaaaaaaacaggtttCTGGCTCCCACGAGCCCCCTTGGAGTGGTGTTGCCCTACTGAAACATACAACACAGCAGGGCTTTACCCCGGCAGCTTGCTGTCCCGGGAGGGACTAGAGAGTGACTTGGGGAATCCCATGCTGGCTTGGAGAGAAGGAAGGGCTAGGTAAGCATGACTGAGAGCAGTGCAGGCCACGACTAGGGCTTCCTGATAAAGGGGGCGTTGAGGTGGGGCTCCAGGGATCTGCCCTCCTGACGTGATTCCCTTAACGCCTTCTGTTCTCAGCACTTGGATGTGGCGGCTGAAGAGGCCATAACCCACTCTAAAAGTATTAACTTGTACATATCTGCATGTGCATAAAAACTTCATAAATTCCTAAGTATGACCACATATGGGTTTATAaaaattcttgtattttttcctttgcttggCTTTCTCCTTCCCATTTTCTCCTGTCTTCCCTCTTGTGtgtcctcctctcttcctttgcAATCTGGTAACCCACGTTAAGAACCTACTTACATAGctgtctgtaatttttttctatacttaCATAATCCTGCATACATGACTTACATCCATGGGTGTTGGAGACCATTGTTTCACAAAAATGGATCATATGCTTCCCATTTTTTCTGcatcttgctttttgttttgtttttgagaaaaaggaaaaagaaggtttattgctttggtaGTAAAGAAAAAACACCAGGGGACTTCTGTCCTAAAGGCTGTGACTCTCAATCACAAGGGACAGAGGGGTTTTAAAGAAACTCTTCAAGGGTTACATTCCAGGTATGCTTTGGTAGGGATCCCAGGCCCCCTGATGGCATGTTGGCATCCCCTTCCTGTAGTGGTGTGTCCCAGGGCAGTTAAccaggggaagaaaagagaacactGTCTCCTAAActtgttagggagggggagaggggagaaaagaggaaaaaaaatttttaaagactaaaCCTTAGAGCAGTGAGGGCTATATTCAGAAGGTGAACagaccactgttacatttccccactgttAATTTCCGCCTTCCATTTCTATGCATCTTgctttttttcattaaacattacCCCATAGAAAAGTCTGTCTCTCTAATTCCATCCACATTAACAGACTAGATATACCCCCATTAATTCACCCACTCCCCTATGCCTGGGCATTAGGTTTTTTCCAAAAGCCAAGACCTGGAGAGATTGCGTGAGTCACTGGACTTCTGAACTGAGTACGCAGCGGAGCCGGGTGGCATTGAAACCTGAGTCATCTGACTCCAGAGCTTATGCCTGTAATTACTTCACACCTCGCCCCTTCTCCAGCAGACAACGTAGGACCAGAGGGAAGCCATTATGGAGGTTAAACAGAGAGTTGAAGATAAGCACTGTCAGTTGGGAAGGAGGCTTCAGAGCACTTGAGGTGGTTGGGAACCTGAAGAGAAGGATTTCTGCTATGAAAAGGTGTTAGATCTATGTTCACCCTTTTCCCTAGATTTATGTGGTGCCATGAATTCCCTTGGCCATTAGAATATCATATTAATAGATTGCAGctgttttagttttcttcttttctgtttacaTGTTTAAATGAAAGTTGGACGTAGTTCCTTCTCAGCAAAGCCTTTGGGCCCAGTCTTGAGAGAACTGGATGATGTATTGGGTGCTGGGCCATTACTACTGGTACTTCTGCCTCCCTTCTCCGTTGTTCTGCAGGGTGGCTTActgtttgtttctcttctttgcCAGGTAAACAGATTCAGGTGTTATCAGGTCACCTCCAGTGGGTTTACTGCTGCTCCATCTCCCCTGACTGCAGTATGCTGTGCTCCGCAGCTGGAGAGAAGTCGGTAAGCCTCCAACGCTGGGTGCCATTTCCTCTACTGCTTCAGTTCATTGAGAAATAGGGGTCTGAAGCactgactctgtgtgtgtgagagccAAAATCCACCTGCCGGCTGGCTGGCCTCAGCAGGAAAGCATGCTGATGGGCtggcacccccccacacacacactactcTCGGCACCCTGATGTGGACCAAGAAGTGGAAGGTTCGGAAGTAGGTCTGAGGGGTGGTTTGCctttacaaaacagaaaatggGTGCTTGTTGGATCTCTTTTCCCTTTGGAttctaagatttaaaaattgCAACCTACATCTGGATCCAGATTTCCTTTGAATCATCTAGTTTGAATTTATCTAGGATTTTTAATTCAGATCATGACATGGTCAGGTACTTTTATTGTTGAACTTTGTCCTTTaatcctgttaaaaaaaaaaaaaagaaaaggcattagAATCTCAAGAACAAGCCTTTGGTGATTTGCCTCTGTTTAGGTTTTGCATGTGTGTTGAACCCTTGCTGTAACTGACAGAAAGTTAGGTTAAGGGTCTGCTATTGATCCTACCCAGGTGGTTGCCCACTTGAGGTGTGAGACTATGTGAAATGAGTTTTCttaaaggagagaaaacaaaatgctACTTTTAATGATTCTTAGGGTGGAAATGATAAGGTAGGTCAGAGTCGTGGTATATTCCCATGGGTTCTCTAAGAAAGGTGTGGGTGTAAAATGTCATCAGGGTGTCACTGCTTTGTGGGGTGGTCCAGAGTTCACCTCTGACCCCTATTTTTGACTTTAAGTGGAACAAGGTAGTATTTGGCTCAAGTCTTCCTCAGCACGTGCTACCCTATTTCAAGCAGGGCTCAGAAGCCTCTGGGGCCATTTCAGCTGGCAGCCTTCCAAGTTGGCTTGCTTAGTCTTATTAAAGAACACTCTTTGGGCGGGGCATAGTGGCACAATCCAGttgttcgggaggctgaggcaggaggattacaagttcaaagtcagcctcaggaacatagtgagaccctatctcaagatagaaagtttaaaaaaaagggctggagataaaGACAACCAAGCTGACCTTGCCCACTCAGTGCCTCATGAATTCAGGTACGTTGCTTTGTTTCCCCCTGGATGATAGGctgtggaggaggagggcagaatGGTTTCACCTGGCCATGGGGCCTGAAGAGGGGATTCTGGTGCCTTTTATTGCTGTTCAAGTCCTGGGTGCTTGGTTCCTGCCCCTCACCAGGCCCCTGTTCGTCCCCACAGGTCTTCCTCTGGAGCATGCGGTCCTACACACTAATCCGGAAGCTAGAAGGCCACCAAAGCAGTGTTGTCTCCTGTGACTTCTCCCCAGACTCTGCCTTGCTTGTCACAGCTTCTTATGATACCAACGTGATTATGTGGGACCCCTACACTGGCGAGAGGCTGAGGTCACTCCAGTAAGGACTGATTCCCTGCTATGGTTTCCTTGTCAGGTGGCTGATGAGAACCTACTTGGCATTAGACAGGTCCCTCTTGGAGCCTGGGGTGGGGAAGAGCAGCCTAGATGAGAAGGCGCAGTGGCTCAGTGCTTTGCTGTCAGGGTCTGCAAGTCTCTGGGTTTAGGAAGCCGTCTGTACTAATTTGGATTCATCATTATGAAACCTCAAAGTGACAAAATTCCACTTACTAATAACTGTAGTAACAAGTTCAGAAAGATCCTCCGATTGAAAACATAATTTCCAATATGAATTTCATGTTCTTACAAACCTGGTctactttttccttttgtctttctgttttatgAAGCAAATAATAGGTAGTCCTATAATTATCATGTATCTCAGCCTAAAAAAGATTTTCAGTTTGTACTGTGGCATTAAAGTGAGAGCTGACCTACTTTGCATAAAGAAATTAGCACAAGGAAGTGCTAGTAACCCTTCAGCCCCAAGACTCTTGGGGCCTTCTGAAGGGCCCTTTTTTCCAGTCTGAATCCCAGATTTTCCATAAGGGCACAGAGCACAGCAGTTTGGTCTCCTGCCTAGGGGTGTTTGCAGCAGGAGGCTGGCCTTCACACCCAGCCTGCCGTCCTGTTTCTGACTTCTGCAGCCACACCCAGCTTGAGCCTGCCATGGATGACAGCGATGTCCACATGAGCTCCTTGAGATCCGTGTGCTTCTCTCCTGAAGGCCTGTACCTTGCGACAGTGGCAGACGACAGGTAACGAGAGAACTCCCTTTAGGAGGCCTCAGAGCAGGCGTTTGGAAGTAGTGGCAGCATGCCCCTCCTGGTGTGGCCCAGGTTGGCTAGTGTGTCACTGTACCACTCTCTCCTGTCCAGGCTCCTCAGGATCTGGGCCCTGGAGCTGAAGGCTCCCGTGGCATTTGCTCCCATGACCAATGGACTTTGCTGCACGTTTTTTCCACATGGTGGAGTTATTGCCACAGGGTATGTATGTTAGCTGAGCAGATGGGGAGCAGTTTATGCTGCATGTGCCATGTAGTttttaagggaagaaaagaaatccaagattatgtaaaattcaaatattcaattCTGACAATACATCATTTACTCTTTTAATATTTAACCACAATGTATTTAAAGATCTGCAATTCAGTGGGCCAGGTTTACAAGGGAACACAAATTAGGATGATGTAGAATTTTTATGGGAAAGGATTTATGACCGAGATCACCTTACAGGTTAACTCCTTGGATTTGGTAGGTGACACTCTTCCCTCTTACCACTTTTGATCTAACTTGTTGAAAGGTCTTTATTGACAGAGATGGTGTCTGGTGTCAAAAGTCTCTGTCTTGAGGGTTTTCTATATTTGATAAAGTCTTGTtgtgttgctaaggctggcctcaaactcatgggctcaagtgatcctcccatctcagcctctcgAGTGGTCTGGGCCACAGGCACATACAACATCATAACGTGTTAGAAACCTGTCAGCAACCCTCATTCGTCAGCACCAGAGCCTTCATAGTCATTCCTAGTCAGATTTGCCTTTCACCTTCTGGAGTCTATTTTGCTACTTGAGGTCAAATTAGAAACATCCATTGCAATGAAAGCAAGGTCTTTCTGACCCTGTTGGTCTGTTTTGTTCCAGGACAAGAGATGGCCATGTCCAGTTCTGGACTGCTCCTAGAGTCCTGTCCTCACTGAAGCACTTATGCCGGAAAGCCCTTCGAAGTTTCCTAACAACCTACCAAGTCCTAGCACTGCCAATccccaagaaaatgaaagaattcctCACGTACAGGACTTTTTAAGCAATGCTGCACATCTTGTTTTCTTGTAGCAGAATAAATCTTCCCGGCAAAGGAATAGCTGGAATAACGGACCAAACATCTGGTCTTGGGTTGAAATAGAAATTCTTTGGGATTGTGAAGAGAATGTAGCAGACTAGATTCCAATGGACTGGTCATGGGTCATCTTCTCCATGGCATCTGCGAGCcaatcttagaggaggaaatcCCACTTCTGCAGTGACAGAGCCTTACTTTAAGTCTTGAGTCCACTTGTGAAAAGCAAATATTGAGCTCCTTGTAGTCATTTTGATTCAAAGTGCAGTTATTGATGTTTTGATGATTCAAGTAGGCCGCTAGAGCCTCTCCTTAGTGGCGGCAAGGTTTACGTGCCCTCAGCTGGGATGTGAGCTGTGTAGCATACTCATCCTTGTTCCCAGTACAGTGGTGGCATGGTTTAACGTCCCCTCCTGCTGTGCTCAGAGCTGCTTTGACATTGGCAAGTTACCTCCCTCAGGCTCCCTCTGATCAGCAGGACCAAGTTTCCATGGAGCACTTGGTATAAGGTGTTACCTGAGTAACAGGCGAAATCAGAGGCTGTGCTCCTGACTGATAACAAACACTATTATTGgctgtttcttttattatttttttttaaacaatggtgTGCATGTGCAGGAGATGATAAATTTGTATGTCAGATTATATGAGGATGTGTTCCTAAATGCATGACTGTTAAATGGCTACTGAGCTATCAGTTGTTGGCCATTTATTAGCatcatatttatttgtattttctaaacAGATGTTAAGGTACAACTGTGTTTTTCTCAATCGTATCTAAAAACCAGAGTACTGAAATGGAACAGTGGTGAAGATGTGTCTTCGTTGTGTAAAGAACTGGTGTTGTCAGCACTTCAGCTTATATTCTATGTACAACATCTGTCTTTGCTGCTTGACCTCATCAGACTCATTAGTCAGTTTCAACTACCCAACAAAAATAGCTCCTTAAAAGTACTGTTCTCCCTCAGTGGCATTTACCTATCTAATCAAGACACCTTATTCCAACAAAATCTGCCTTAGGAAaatctaatatattttaaattattttgaaagaaatgcaACATCTTATTCTTTGGCTTTCTTAATTGATCCTTTATGGAGGCAGCgtaacaacttaatgagacagaGGAATCTCAGCACCTTCATTGCttgaagaaaaaacatttcaaaataaggctttcattgaagaaaaaaacaaaaacaaaagcttttggctctgtttctttttttcctcccacattaagaaaaaagaatcaactgggcacggtggcacacccctgtaagctCAGCTACTCAGAGGGCTGAGACGGGaagatggaaagtttgaggccaggc
This genomic interval from Marmota flaviventris isolate mMarFla1 chromosome 1, mMarFla1.hap1, whole genome shotgun sequence contains the following:
- the Wsb2 gene encoding WD repeat and SOCS box-containing protein 2 isoform X3; translation: MEAGEEPLLLAELKPGRPHQFDWKSSCETWSVAFSPDGSWFAWSQGHCIVKLIPWPLEEQFIPKGFEAKSRSSKNDTKGRGSPKEKTLDCGQIVWGLAFSPWPSPPSRKLWARHHPQVPDISCLILATGLNDGQIKIWEVQTGLLLLNLSGHQDVVRDLSFTPSGSLILVSASRDKTLRIWDLNKHGKQIQVLSGHLQWVYCCSISPDCSMLCSAAGEKSVFLWSMRSYTLIRKLEGHQSSVVSCDFSPDSALLVTASYDTNVIMWDPYTGERLRSLHHTQLEPAMDDSDVHMSSLRSVCFSPEGLYLATVADDRLLRIWALELKAPVAFAPMTNGLCCTFFPHGGVIATGTRDGHVQFWTAPRVLSSLKHLCRKALRSFLTTYQVLALPIPKKMKEFLTYRTF
- the Wsb2 gene encoding WD repeat and SOCS box-containing protein 2 isoform X2, giving the protein MRPPFKEPLLLAELKPGRPHQFDWKSSCETWSVAFSPDGSWFAWSQGHCIVKLIPWPLEEQFIPKGFEAKSRSSKNDTKGRGSPKEKTLDCGQIVWGLAFSPWPSPPSRKLWARHHPQVPDISCLILATGLNDGQIKIWEVQTGLLLLNLSGHQDVVRDLSFTPSGSLILVSASRDKTLRIWDLNKHGKQIQVLSGHLQWVYCCSISPDCSMLCSAAGEKSVFLWSMRSYTLIRKLEGHQSSVVSCDFSPDSALLVTASYDTNVIMWDPYTGERLRSLHHTQLEPAMDDSDVHMSSLRSVCFSPEGLYLATVADDRLLRIWALELKAPVAFAPMTNGLCCTFFPHGGVIATGTRDGHVQFWTAPRVLSSLKHLCRKALRSFLTTYQVLALPIPKKMKEFLTYRTF
- the Wsb2 gene encoding WD repeat and SOCS box-containing protein 2 isoform X1 → MLSPATEEPLLLAELKPGRPHQFDWKSSCETWSVAFSPDGSWFAWSQGHCIVKLIPWPLEEQFIPKGFEAKSRSSKNDTKGRGSPKEKTLDCGQIVWGLAFSPWPSPPSRKLWARHHPQVPDISCLILATGLNDGQIKIWEVQTGLLLLNLSGHQDVVRDLSFTPSGSLILVSASRDKTLRIWDLNKHGKQIQVLSGHLQWVYCCSISPDCSMLCSAAGEKSVFLWSMRSYTLIRKLEGHQSSVVSCDFSPDSALLVTASYDTNVIMWDPYTGERLRSLHHTQLEPAMDDSDVHMSSLRSVCFSPEGLYLATVADDRLLRIWALELKAPVAFAPMTNGLCCTFFPHGGVIATGTRDGHVQFWTAPRVLSSLKHLCRKALRSFLTTYQVLALPIPKKMKEFLTYRTF